One window of Neptuniibacter halophilus genomic DNA carries:
- a CDS encoding response regulator transcription factor, which translates to MLLKEIDPGQYCSQHRCVDSLPRIDAGDTLILVSVRQCSLNSLKRLCEHGVTPGQLILFSSVFGRSHQQLAESGVRAILPMSIGVAKARVYLKALLREEAPEPAVASELMPLFLPDLKDLTRSEQKILRHLGCGRGNQAIADILGIKKSTVKVHLVNIYSKLKVRNRTELVSRFLSLSLL; encoded by the coding sequence ATGTTGCTGAAGGAGATTGATCCCGGACAGTATTGTAGCCAGCATCGCTGTGTTGACAGCCTGCCAAGGATTGACGCGGGTGATACCCTGATTCTGGTAAGCGTCAGACAGTGCTCCCTTAACTCGCTTAAAAGGCTCTGCGAACATGGTGTTACGCCGGGCCAGTTGATTCTCTTCTCTTCCGTATTCGGACGCTCCCATCAGCAACTGGCTGAATCCGGTGTGCGGGCAATTTTACCTATGTCTATAGGTGTGGCTAAAGCGAGGGTATACCTGAAGGCGTTACTCCGTGAAGAAGCGCCAGAGCCCGCCGTTGCTTCTGAATTAATGCCGCTTTTTTTGCCCGATCTGAAAGATTTAACACGCTCCGAGCAGAAAATTTTGCGACATCTGGGGTGTGGCCGGGGCAATCAGGCGATCGCAGATATCCTTGGTATCAAGAAAAGTACCGTGAAGGTTCATCTGGTTAACATATACAGCAAACTCAAGGTCCGGAACCGCACGGAACTGGTCAGTCGTTTTCTCTCGCTTTCGCTCCTCTAA
- a CDS encoding bifunctional diguanylate cyclase/phosphodiesterase produces the protein MRSLVCFLVFIGVAASGCYGVLLFDSAWKKEQKLHLNQITNAQASAIERRLGRSLSATYLLSLQIRFANGNMENFNSFADETIKALGGISNLQLAPNGVIERIYPLAGNEKAIGHNLLKDDKRREEAELAIRERRLTVAGPFELVQGGVAVIGRNPVFISEEGKDKFWGFASALIFLEDLLAVTDLEQLEKDGYGFTLERVHPDTGSWEIFSQSEKALDNLHVSFPIIVPNSSWRLTLSRPLPDRPLLIEEGFVLSILLAAMLASLLAYIMREPDRLRAVVADKTEQLNELAFYDVLTGLVNRRLFMEQLEYEVKVLQRTGKKAALMYLDLDDFKRVNDSLGHAAGDRLLVEVAQRLQATMRESDIICRLGGDEYAILMMNVTSGEDCQHMADKLISNVRNEIVIEGVPLRVSLSIGITLIPDDSSSLQQMLSNADIALYESKKLGKNRATFFNHDLQKMLVQRLQIEQELKFALEHDELELYFQPIVRLDNRQIVMLEALIRWNHPEKGLVSPMEFICVAEQCGLIIPIGDWVLEEACRHIRQAVDQGEPLVPIAVNISAHQFVSGDFADKAKSLLESYQVDPAMIEFEITETVLMENLDLALEQMNELRQIGCRFAIDDFGMGYSSLAQLKQLPVDTLKVDRTFVRDIEHDHHDRQIVEAIIAMAHRLGLHVIAEGVENQSQLEFIDQAGGDMVQGFLFSKPVPYSEVYRHELLV, from the coding sequence TTGCGCAGTTTAGTCTGTTTTCTTGTCTTTATCGGCGTTGCAGCTTCGGGTTGTTACGGCGTTCTCCTGTTCGATTCCGCCTGGAAAAAAGAGCAGAAACTTCATCTGAACCAGATCACTAATGCTCAGGCGAGTGCCATCGAGCGGCGTCTGGGGCGCTCCCTTTCGGCCACCTACCTGCTATCTCTGCAGATCCGTTTTGCCAACGGCAACATGGAAAACTTTAACAGTTTTGCAGATGAAACGATTAAGGCGCTGGGCGGGATATCCAACCTGCAGCTTGCGCCCAATGGCGTGATTGAACGTATTTATCCCTTAGCCGGTAATGAAAAAGCGATTGGCCATAACCTGCTGAAAGATGACAAGCGGCGAGAGGAGGCTGAGCTGGCGATCCGTGAGCGCCGTCTGACGGTGGCGGGGCCTTTTGAACTGGTACAGGGCGGCGTGGCCGTGATCGGGCGCAATCCGGTATTTATCAGCGAAGAGGGTAAAGATAAGTTCTGGGGTTTTGCATCGGCGCTGATCTTTCTCGAAGACCTTCTGGCAGTCACGGATCTTGAGCAACTGGAAAAAGACGGCTACGGCTTCACGCTTGAGCGGGTTCACCCTGATACCGGTTCCTGGGAAATTTTTTCGCAGTCTGAAAAGGCTCTGGATAACCTTCACGTCAGTTTCCCCATTATTGTACCTAACTCCAGTTGGCGCCTGACTCTCAGCCGACCTCTGCCAGACCGGCCTCTGCTGATTGAAGAAGGGTTTGTTCTGAGCATTCTGCTGGCGGCTATGCTGGCTTCTCTGCTGGCTTATATCATGCGCGAGCCGGATCGTTTACGCGCCGTGGTGGCGGATAAGACCGAGCAGCTCAATGAGCTGGCGTTTTATGATGTGCTGACCGGGCTGGTAAACCGGCGCCTGTTTATGGAACAACTGGAATACGAGGTTAAAGTGTTGCAGCGCACCGGTAAAAAGGCAGCACTGATGTACCTTGATCTGGATGATTTCAAGCGCGTTAACGACAGCCTTGGCCATGCCGCAGGGGACCGATTACTGGTAGAGGTTGCGCAACGTCTGCAAGCTACCATGCGTGAGAGCGACATCATCTGCCGGTTGGGTGGCGATGAGTATGCCATTCTGATGATGAACGTCACGTCGGGTGAAGATTGCCAGCACATGGCGGATAAACTGATCAGCAACGTGCGCAATGAAATAGTCATTGAGGGGGTGCCGCTGAGGGTTAGCCTGTCCATCGGCATTACCCTGATTCCGGATGACTCTTCTTCCCTGCAGCAGATGCTGAGTAATGCCGATATTGCCCTGTATGAATCGAAAAAACTGGGTAAAAATCGTGCCACCTTCTTTAACCACGATCTGCAGAAGATGCTGGTTCAGCGCTTGCAGATTGAGCAGGAGCTTAAATTTGCGCTGGAGCACGATGAACTGGAACTCTATTTCCAGCCGATTGTGCGTCTGGATAATCGTCAGATCGTTATGCTGGAAGCCCTGATCCGCTGGAACCATCCTGAAAAAGGTCTGGTGTCGCCGATGGAGTTTATCTGCGTAGCGGAACAGTGCGGCCTGATTATCCCGATAGGCGACTGGGTGCTGGAGGAGGCCTGCCGGCATATTCGTCAGGCTGTCGATCAGGGTGAGCCTCTGGTACCGATTGCGGTAAATATCAGTGCCCACCAGTTTGTTTCCGGGGACTTTGCGGATAAAGCCAAATCCTTGCTGGAAAGCTATCAGGTCGACCCGGCGATGATCGAATTTGAGATTACCGAGACCGTCCTGATGGAGAACCTGGATCTGGCACTTGAGCAGATGAATGAACTGCGTCAGATCGGCTGTCGCTTTGCCATCGATGATTTTGGTATGGGTTACTCCTCGCTGGCCCAGCTTAAACAACTGCCGGTGGATACCCTCAAAGTGGACCGGACCTTTGTCCGTGATATTGAACACGATCATCACGACCGGCAGATCGTCGAAGCGATCATCGCCATGGCCCACCGTCTGGGGTTACATGTGATTGCCGAAGGGGTTGAGAACCAGAGCCAGCTCGAGTTTATTGATCAGGCAGGCGGCGATATGGTGCAGGGGTTCCTGTTCAGTAAACCGGTCCCTTATTCCGAAGTTTACCGCCATGAGTTACTGGTTTAA
- a CDS encoding LysR family transcriptional regulator: MPQPDRRPLDTAALNTFVTLSESDSLTDAAHRLGVSQSAISQSLKQLETHTGVTLVVRRTTPLQLTPAGEVLRKHAASILGDLRRLNTTVREAAQQGVVQCRVGLVTSCSEVFGSKLITVLKEKAERLSLKSGLTPQLIEAFLNREIDILISDDPLTGEEGLDRLKVFRDPMVLAYSPRLLPEKEASLERLAEHSPMIKYSRSTNIGIYSEVVLRRMHIQANIRYETDDTHTLMNFVRDGHGWAVLSALCLAQTFYNLDRIKVLELDKSKHSRSIYLIARKGELGSIPTQINEALQGLFFENICPQLIGNYNWMTPGIFSPEH, translated from the coding sequence ATGCCTCAACCGGATCGCCGACCTTTAGACACTGCTGCGTTAAACACCTTTGTCACCCTCTCTGAATCCGACTCTCTGACCGATGCCGCTCACCGGCTCGGCGTCTCTCAATCGGCCATCTCCCAGAGCTTAAAACAGCTCGAAACACACACCGGCGTTACACTGGTTGTTCGTCGTACCACGCCGCTTCAACTAACCCCGGCCGGAGAAGTCCTGCGTAAACATGCCGCCAGTATTCTGGGAGATCTCAGGCGCTTAAATACCACGGTACGGGAAGCTGCTCAGCAAGGTGTCGTCCAGTGTCGTGTTGGTCTGGTAACCTCCTGCTCCGAGGTTTTTGGCAGCAAATTGATCACGGTGCTGAAAGAAAAGGCGGAGCGCCTCAGTCTGAAAAGCGGCCTGACGCCACAGCTAATTGAAGCTTTCCTGAACAGGGAGATTGATATACTGATCTCAGACGACCCGTTAACAGGTGAAGAGGGGCTGGACCGGCTGAAGGTCTTTCGTGACCCGATGGTTCTGGCCTATTCCCCTAGACTTCTGCCGGAAAAGGAAGCCTCACTGGAAAGACTCGCCGAGCATTCACCGATGATCAAATACAGCCGCTCAACGAATATCGGCATCTATTCGGAGGTCGTTTTGCGCAGAATGCATATTCAGGCCAATATCCGCTACGAAACAGATGACACCCACACCCTGATGAACTTCGTGCGGGATGGCCACGGCTGGGCCGTTCTCAGTGCGCTCTGTCTGGCACAAACGTTCTACAACCTGGATCGCATCAAAGTACTGGAACTGGATAAAAGCAAACACTCCCGAAGTATCTACCTCATTGCACGTAAAGGGGAACTGGGCTCAATACCCACGCAGATTAACGAGGCTCTTCAGGGATTGTTTTTTGAAAACATCTGCCCCCAGCTTATCGGCAATTACAACTGGATGACCCCCGGTATCTTCTCCCCGGAGCATTAG
- the dctP gene encoding TRAP transporter substrate-binding protein DctP has protein sequence MKLKKLHTFLFSAVAASALSLSAQAEPVELKLATDSGAKGSPAGEAIEHWAAQIEQRTQGTDDEITVDIFYQDELGDQKEVFDLLVVGEVDMMLNWPLTSYDKKMGLRNTPYLFLNWEQAFDAYKDGGWLNKINGDIHADLGLKYFGAWPEGFAGVASKGRYATTIEGAKGMKVRVPSNFPNPQTLQAMGYQATAITWGEVYTSIQTGVVDGDAGNTIYWDYEYFRDVLDYYVRTKHTFVTGALSMNMEVWDELSDNQKSIVSQAAADVMAKQFKEARTRDQYYIDQATASGMEYIELNDEELRTLAKVAREKVWPLMVDELGEEIVQKLKDQAPAL, from the coding sequence ATGAAACTAAAAAAACTACATACGTTTCTTTTTTCAGCGGTTGCAGCGTCTGCGCTGAGTTTGTCTGCTCAGGCAGAGCCAGTGGAGTTGAAGCTGGCTACCGATTCCGGTGCCAAGGGGTCTCCGGCTGGCGAAGCGATTGAACATTGGGCTGCTCAGATCGAGCAGCGTACTCAGGGCACTGATGACGAAATTACCGTCGATATTTTCTATCAGGATGAGCTGGGCGATCAGAAAGAGGTATTCGATCTGCTGGTGGTCGGCGAAGTCGATATGATGCTGAACTGGCCTCTGACCTCTTACGATAAAAAAATGGGGCTGCGCAACACTCCTTACCTGTTTCTCAACTGGGAGCAGGCATTTGATGCGTATAAAGATGGCGGCTGGCTGAATAAGATCAACGGCGATATTCATGCTGATCTGGGCCTGAAATACTTTGGTGCATGGCCGGAAGGGTTTGCCGGTGTGGCGTCAAAAGGCCGCTATGCCACCACGATTGAAGGGGCGAAGGGAATGAAGGTTCGTGTGCCTTCGAACTTCCCTAACCCGCAAACTCTGCAGGCCATGGGGTATCAGGCGACCGCCATTACCTGGGGTGAGGTTTATACCTCGATTCAGACCGGCGTAGTTGACGGTGATGCAGGGAATACCATCTATTGGGATTATGAGTATTTCCGTGATGTTCTGGACTATTACGTGCGCACTAAGCACACCTTCGTCACCGGAGCGCTGTCCATGAATATGGAAGTGTGGGATGAGCTGTCTGACAACCAGAAGAGCATTGTTTCCCAGGCGGCGGCTGATGTAATGGCCAAGCAGTTTAAGGAAGCGAGGACGCGGGACCAGTACTACATTGACCAGGCAACGGCTTCCGGTATGGAGTATATCGAGCTGAACGACGAAGAGCTGAGAACTCTGGCGAAAGTTGCGCGTGAAAAGGTATGGCCACTGATGGTGGATGAGCTGGGCGAAGAGATCGTTCAGAAACTGAAGGACCAGGCTCCAGCCCTGTAA
- a CDS encoding cupin domain-containing protein, whose amino-acid sequence MSVKLIKSNSIEFYHRGGPPGHAEVGRAVSTDISSTMGAGIARFDQCSIAWTVLYDEVVYVVEGCFRLVTADETFAAEAGDILWIPEGTELKYEGDSATIFYAVYPGNWKEMLQG is encoded by the coding sequence ATGTCTGTAAAACTAATTAAGTCGAATTCCATCGAGTTTTATCATCGTGGTGGGCCGCCGGGCCATGCTGAAGTGGGCCGTGCAGTGTCTACGGATATCAGTTCCACCATGGGCGCAGGAATCGCCCGATTCGATCAGTGCTCCATCGCCTGGACCGTGCTCTATGATGAGGTTGTCTATGTGGTGGAAGGTTGTTTTCGGCTGGTCACCGCGGATGAGACTTTTGCTGCCGAGGCGGGAGATATTCTCTGGATCCCGGAAGGTACCGAGCTCAAATATGAAGGGGATAGCGCGACAATTTTTTATGCGGTTTATCCGGGTAACTGGAAAGAGATGCTGCAAGGCTGA
- a CDS encoding NAD(P)/FAD-dependent oxidoreductase produces the protein MILPEYDNQCGWYELLNNVSSFPPLEDQATFHTVVIGGGFVGNAAARRLAENLPDEPFLLIDALKIGQGASGRNSGFVIDQPHKRELELSSDAHKAKIVRLNRTAIEYFETQIDKYGIECQWSKAGKYQAAVGERGEKHLANYEHLLKQGNEVYHRLSAEEMRNVFGTDYYSAAIYTPGGMLMQPAALMRGLADNMPSNVRVVEETPISEIERTGTGFVLTANNGAKVRCRHIILATNIFTPELGFMRNRILPVMTFASMTRPLSEAEMSVYGGQTDWGLTPADHAGTTVRMTQDRRLIIRNSYRYAHDYNTPAHLLPKMKLRHREGFLARYPHLKDVEFEYTWGGASGLSGNFETFFGKVEEGVYASCCDQSVGAARGTISGMMLADMVAGRHGQLLQDMVEVSGNPSWLPPKIFLRVGVPLRMQMARFASRSEL, from the coding sequence ATGATACTACCTGAATACGACAACCAGTGTGGTTGGTATGAGCTGCTTAATAATGTCAGTAGCTTTCCGCCGCTGGAGGATCAAGCAACATTCCATACCGTTGTGATCGGGGGAGGATTTGTAGGTAATGCGGCAGCCAGACGGCTGGCGGAGAACTTACCCGATGAGCCGTTTCTGCTGATCGATGCGCTGAAGATCGGTCAGGGTGCATCCGGGCGTAATTCCGGCTTCGTGATTGATCAGCCGCATAAGCGGGAACTCGAGCTCAGTAGCGATGCACATAAAGCGAAAATTGTTCGCCTGAACAGGACAGCCATCGAGTATTTTGAGACTCAGATCGACAAGTACGGTATTGAGTGCCAATGGTCCAAAGCAGGTAAATATCAGGCTGCGGTAGGGGAGCGTGGTGAAAAGCATCTCGCTAATTACGAGCATCTTCTGAAGCAGGGGAATGAGGTCTACCACCGGCTTTCTGCGGAGGAAATGCGCAATGTGTTCGGAACAGACTATTACAGCGCAGCTATCTATACACCCGGTGGCATGCTGATGCAGCCGGCCGCCTTGATGCGTGGTCTGGCTGATAATATGCCCTCTAATGTAAGGGTCGTGGAAGAGACGCCGATCAGCGAAATTGAACGCACCGGAACGGGTTTTGTCCTGACTGCTAATAATGGTGCTAAAGTCCGCTGCCGGCATATTATTCTGGCGACCAATATCTTTACCCCTGAGCTGGGCTTTATGCGTAACCGGATTCTCCCGGTAATGACCTTTGCCAGTATGACAAGACCGCTGAGTGAGGCCGAAATGTCGGTGTATGGCGGGCAAACTGACTGGGGCCTGACGCCGGCTGATCATGCAGGGACTACGGTCAGAATGACTCAGGACCGCCGTCTGATTATTCGTAACTCCTATCGATATGCTCACGATTACAACACGCCTGCACACTTGTTGCCTAAGATGAAATTACGCCACCGGGAGGGGTTTCTGGCCCGTTACCCGCATCTTAAGGATGTTGAATTTGAGTATACGTGGGGCGGCGCAAGTGGCTTATCAGGAAATTTTGAAACCTTCTTTGGCAAGGTAGAAGAGGGGGTTTATGCATCGTGCTGCGACCAGAGTGTGGGGGCGGCAAGAGGGACGATCTCCGGCATGATGCTGGCCGATATGGTCGCGGGCCGTCATGGGCAGCTATTGCAGGATATGGTCGAGGTATCAGGTAACCCGTCCTGGTTACCCCCCAAAATTTTTCTCAGGGTTGGAGTGCCTCTGCGTATGCAGATGGCTCGTTTTGCTAGTCGTTCAGAGCTGTAA
- a CDS encoding TRAP transporter large permease: protein MAIWAVFLLIFLMAIGVPVAWSFAAVLGYLVFVFDVKMTTLLLQGFRSLDHIILLALPLFVLTGYLMKSGGIARRLVDFIELIVMGRRGGMGASMVFASGIFGAISGTATAAVASIGTIMVGPLAQRGYPRGYSSALLGMSSLLGILIPPSITLILFGVVTRQSITALFAATIGPGLLLIIGLILFNRFCAGRLFKEEVTNFNLGDRTRGKIFKSAIPALSMPFIILGGIYGGIFTPTEAAAVAVVTAIFIGFFVYKDLTLRQLRESVVSAGETTGTIILILLFSFMIGRILTAERVPQELTEAITTLVQNPILILLMVNAFLIFTGAIMDDLSVTVVIAPLFMPLITTIGVDPVHYASIVACSVVIGANSPPVAPILYMACRIGQVSIHKSIMPALYLIGAVGIPVMLVTTFVPELSLFIPRALGVL from the coding sequence ATGGCTATCTGGGCTGTGTTTCTGTTGATTTTTTTGATGGCTATCGGGGTTCCTGTAGCCTGGTCCTTTGCCGCTGTGCTTGGATATCTGGTTTTTGTTTTTGATGTAAAAATGACAACTCTGTTGTTGCAGGGGTTTCGCTCGCTAGACCATATCATTCTGCTGGCGCTACCGCTTTTCGTACTTACTGGGTATCTCATGAAGAGTGGCGGTATCGCCCGTCGGCTGGTCGATTTTATTGAATTGATTGTGATGGGGCGCAGAGGCGGTATGGGAGCCTCAATGGTTTTTGCCTCGGGCATCTTCGGCGCAATCTCCGGAACCGCGACCGCAGCCGTGGCGTCCATCGGAACCATTATGGTCGGTCCTCTGGCTCAGCGGGGTTATCCCCGTGGGTATTCCAGTGCGCTGCTGGGTATGTCATCTTTGCTTGGCATTCTCATTCCTCCTTCAATTACGCTGATTCTGTTTGGTGTGGTCACCCGTCAGTCCATTACTGCGTTGTTTGCTGCCACAATCGGGCCAGGCCTGCTCCTGATTATCGGCCTGATTCTGTTTAACCGGTTTTGTGCCGGGCGCTTGTTTAAAGAGGAAGTGACCAACTTTAATCTGGGTGATCGTACCCGTGGCAAGATTTTCAAAAGTGCGATTCCGGCCCTGTCGATGCCGTTTATTATTCTTGGGGGTATCTACGGTGGGATCTTTACACCAACCGAAGCAGCTGCGGTTGCGGTTGTTACGGCAATCTTTATCGGATTCTTTGTCTACAAGGATCTGACACTGCGGCAGTTACGCGAAAGTGTAGTGTCTGCAGGCGAAACCACCGGAACGATTATTCTGATCCTGCTGTTCTCGTTCATGATCGGACGTATTCTGACTGCAGAGCGGGTTCCTCAGGAGCTGACTGAAGCGATTACGACGCTGGTACAAAACCCGATACTGATTTTGCTGATGGTGAACGCCTTTCTGATTTTTACCGGGGCAATTATGGACGATCTGTCGGTAACGGTCGTGATTGCGCCTCTGTTTATGCCATTGATCACCACCATTGGTGTCGATCCGGTGCATTACGCCTCAATTGTCGCCTGTTCAGTCGTTATTGGGGCTAACAGCCCGCCGGTGGCGCCGATTCTTTATATGGCCTGCCGTATAGGTCAGGTGTCGATTCACAAATCGATAATGCCTGCCCTCTACCTGATTGGTGCTGTGGGTATTCCGGTGATGCTGGTAACCACCTTTGTACCTGAACTCTCGCTGTTTATTCCCCGAGCGCTTGGAGTGCTCTGA
- a CDS encoding FMN-binding negative transcriptional regulator: MFIPKRFQQENTAELLALMQQYSFATLVTPTESGIEATHLPMLVESEGDQLYLRAHIAKANPIWKTVAAGAEVLAIFNGPDCYISPSHYPTKKEHGKAVPTWNYVVVHVKGVIKFIQDDQWKYGLVDRLTAQHEEGAAEPWAITDAPEAYIQKMLPAIIGLEIEVAEITGQWKLSQNQPEMNRQGVVDGLSVSPDDAARAIARLVDAQR; the protein is encoded by the coding sequence GTGTTTATACCGAAGCGATTCCAGCAGGAAAATACCGCCGAGCTGCTGGCTTTAATGCAGCAGTATTCGTTTGCAACTCTGGTGACACCCACCGAATCAGGGATTGAGGCAACTCATCTGCCGATGCTGGTGGAGTCTGAAGGGGATCAGTTATATCTGCGGGCACACATTGCTAAGGCGAATCCGATCTGGAAGACGGTAGCGGCAGGTGCTGAGGTACTGGCTATATTCAATGGCCCTGACTGCTATATCTCCCCGAGCCATTACCCCACCAAAAAAGAGCATGGTAAAGCGGTGCCCACCTGGAATTACGTGGTGGTGCATGTGAAGGGGGTGATTAAGTTTATCCAGGATGATCAGTGGAAGTACGGACTGGTCGATCGCTTAACCGCTCAGCATGAAGAGGGAGCCGCTGAGCCCTGGGCGATTACGGATGCGCCTGAGGCGTATATTCAGAAGATGTTGCCTGCGATTATCGGGTTGGAGATTGAGGTCGCTGAGATCACAGGGCAGTGGAAACTGAGTCAGAATCAGCCTGAAATGAACCGGCAGGGGGTAGTCGATGGGCTTTCTGTGAGCCCGGATGATGCCGCCAGAGCGATAGCCCGGCTGGTTGATGCGCAAAGGTAA
- a CDS encoding TRAP transporter small permease, whose product MKVFLTQLDKWFAAIFETLTLFTSAAVAGLVFFQVITRYVLEISIIGLDELALIGAMWLYMMGALIASRRAEHLVVDFVPQQIKSSFWKKVHQRVIALIMVGTCAFFVYLSWRMLSFSLRRPQYTEGLDIPQLVAQSAIILASVGCLVYALRDLISGRACHNVKEAEEE is encoded by the coding sequence ATGAAAGTGTTTTTGACTCAACTGGATAAATGGTTCGCCGCCATCTTTGAAACGCTCACGCTGTTCACCAGTGCGGCAGTGGCCGGACTGGTTTTCTTTCAGGTGATTACACGTTATGTCCTTGAAATATCCATTATTGGTCTGGACGAACTGGCGCTGATCGGTGCGATGTGGCTGTACATGATGGGGGCATTAATCGCCAGCCGTCGGGCGGAGCATCTGGTTGTCGATTTTGTACCGCAACAGATTAAGTCATCGTTCTGGAAGAAGGTTCATCAGCGGGTTATCGCGCTGATTATGGTGGGGACGTGCGCATTTTTTGTTTATCTCTCCTGGCGCATGTTGTCTTTCTCTTTGCGCAGACCGCAGTACACCGAAGGTCTGGATATTCCGCAGTTGGTTGCTCAGTCGGCCATTATTCTGGCGAGTGTGGGGTGTCTTGTATATGCGCTGAGAGATCTGATCAGCGGTCGTGCTTGTCATAATGTTAAAGAAGCAGAGGAAGAGTAA